A single genomic interval of Rosistilla ulvae harbors:
- a CDS encoding cytidine deaminase: MNPNDTKPAAEDPDLLTQLIDVACDVRQQAYAPYSNFQVGAALLAESGAIYRGCNVENVSFGLTLCAERTAASAAVAAGERAFETLVLVTTGSVSPCGACRQFLIEFGPALEIVMVEASTRQITQRISLAELLPSQFNDFREG, translated from the coding sequence ATGAATCCTAATGACACCAAGCCTGCCGCCGAAGATCCCGATCTGCTAACTCAGTTGATCGACGTTGCTTGCGACGTCCGACAACAGGCGTATGCGCCGTACAGTAACTTCCAAGTCGGTGCGGCTCTGCTGGCCGAATCGGGAGCGATCTATCGAGGTTGCAACGTCGAAAACGTTTCGTTTGGACTGACCCTTTGCGCCGAGCGAACCGCCGCCAGTGCAGCGGTTGCCGCGGGCGAGCGTGCATTCGAAACCTTGGTGCTGGTCACAACCGGCAGCGTCTCGCCGTGTGGCGCCTGCCGACAGTTTCTGATCGAATTCGGACCGGCGTTGGAGATCGTGATGGTCGAAGCGTCGACTCGCCAAATTACCCAGCGGATTTCATTGGCGGAATTGTTGCCGAGCCAGTTCAACGATTTTCGCGAGGGTTGA
- a CDS encoding alpha-keto acid decarboxylase family protein: MSKAESNHNGAAESRRPMANLSIGEYLIRRLSDYGIEHLFGIPGDYILSFYSMLEQSRLKVIGCTREDCAGYAADAYARLHGMGAVCVTYSVGGLSVCNSIAGAYAEKSPVVVISGAPGMNERKNNPLLHHKVRDFRTQLEVFQKVTIDAVELTDPLTAFADIDRALDAADRFKRPVYIELPRDMVHAVPPITHSFRQPAWESDLKAIAEAAAETAQRIAAAKRPVIVAGVELHRFGLQNQLVELAERTQIPIATTILGKSVISEHHPLFVGLYEGAIGRNEVTSFVEQSDLILLLGTFMTDINLGIYTANLDLDKCVYATSEALQISHHHFHNVALGEFLDRLNSLDLKPTKRTIPDAITFHRDREPFEIEPAAPLRISRIMSRLNTCLDLDTVVIADVGDALFAATELVTHDRGEFLSPAYYTSMGFSVPAAVGAAAARPDHRVVILVGDGAFQMTGCELSTLVRNGCSPIVIVLDNHGYGTERYLQAGDWEYNEIQPWAYHKMPELLGGGQGFLVDTEAEFDAALSAAWDDRSQPTIIQARLVENDASETLKRLGERMGEKVAGR, encoded by the coding sequence ATGTCAAAAGCGGAGTCCAATCACAACGGAGCGGCGGAGTCACGGCGACCGATGGCCAACCTGTCGATCGGGGAATATCTGATCCGGCGGCTCAGCGATTACGGAATCGAACATCTGTTTGGGATCCCCGGCGACTACATCCTGTCGTTCTACAGCATGTTGGAACAGAGTCGCTTGAAGGTGATCGGTTGCACCCGCGAGGACTGCGCCGGATACGCAGCCGATGCGTACGCGAGACTACATGGCATGGGAGCCGTCTGCGTGACTTATTCAGTCGGCGGGCTGAGCGTCTGCAACAGCATCGCCGGTGCGTATGCCGAAAAGTCGCCGGTCGTCGTGATCTCCGGAGCACCGGGGATGAACGAACGGAAGAACAATCCCCTGCTGCACCACAAGGTCCGCGACTTCCGCACCCAATTGGAAGTCTTCCAAAAGGTGACGATCGATGCGGTGGAGCTGACCGATCCGTTAACCGCCTTTGCCGATATCGATCGGGCGCTCGATGCCGCCGACCGCTTCAAACGCCCGGTCTATATCGAACTGCCGCGCGACATGGTCCACGCCGTCCCGCCGATCACCCATTCGTTCCGCCAGCCGGCGTGGGAGTCCGATCTAAAAGCGATCGCCGAAGCTGCGGCTGAAACGGCGCAGCGGATCGCCGCCGCAAAGCGTCCCGTGATCGTCGCGGGTGTCGAACTGCATCGCTTCGGTTTGCAGAACCAACTGGTGGAACTGGCCGAGCGGACGCAGATCCCGATCGCCACGACGATCCTTGGCAAAAGTGTGATCAGCGAACACCATCCGCTGTTTGTCGGATTGTACGAGGGGGCGATCGGCCGCAACGAAGTCACCTCGTTTGTCGAACAAAGCGATCTGATCCTGCTGTTGGGCACATTTATGACCGACATCAATCTAGGCATCTACACCGCCAATCTCGATCTCGACAAATGTGTCTACGCGACAAGCGAAGCGTTGCAGATCTCGCATCATCATTTTCACAACGTCGCGTTGGGCGAGTTCCTCGATCGATTGAACTCCTTGGATCTGAAGCCGACGAAGCGAACGATTCCCGATGCGATCACCTTCCACCGCGACCGCGAACCGTTTGAGATCGAACCGGCAGCGCCGCTGCGAATCAGCCGTATCATGTCGCGGCTGAACACCTGCTTGGATCTCGACACCGTCGTGATCGCCGACGTCGGCGATGCGCTCTTCGCCGCCACGGAATTGGTGACCCACGATCGCGGCGAATTCCTCAGCCCGGCCTATTACACGTCGATGGGATTCAGCGTCCCGGCGGCGGTTGGTGCGGCGGCGGCGCGGCCCGACCATCGCGTCGTCATATTGGTTGGCGACGGCGCGTTTCAGATGACCGGATGCGAATTGTCGACCTTGGTCCGCAATGGTTGCAGCCCGATCGTGATCGTGTTGGACAACCACGGCTACGGAACCGAGCGCTATCTTCAAGCGGGGGACTGGGAATACAACGAGATCCAGCCGTGGGCTTATCATAAGATGCCCGAACTGCTCGGCGGCGGCCAGGGTTTTTTGGTCGACACCGAAGCGGAATTCGACGCCGCGCTGTCGGCCGCTTGGGACGATCGATCTCAGCCGACGATCATCCAAGCCCGGCTGGTCGAAAATGACGCCAGCGAAACCCTCAAGCGATTGGGCGAACGGATGGGCGAAAAGGTTGCCGGACGCTGA
- a CDS encoding thymidine phosphorylase: protein MIPAVLIAKKRDGHPLNDAEIAWFIEAFMGGEVSDPQMSAMAMAICLRGMTPQEISALTAAMLASGETLLRDSSSLPRVDKHSTGGLGDKVSLILAPLLACCDVQVPMISGRGLGLTGGTLDKLESIPGFRCDLDLDRSAAVLKSVGCHIVSASERLAPADRRLYSLRDVTGTVESVALITASILSKKLAASLDALVMDVKVGSGAFMKSHADALSLATSLVETGSEMQLPVTALMTDMDQPLGRAVGNALEVNEVLDLLRGEGPAEVRELTLQLSAQALLAAEVCQSRDQALSRLRRVWDDGSARERFEKMIAAQGGRISGHLPVAAKHPIVAQRGGFVSAIECSTIGQCVVELGGGRRSAGDSIDPAVGVQVDIAIGERIESGQPLGFVFCSDTQAERWTKELQQAFIVADEVVAPRPLIIQRIESKKL, encoded by the coding sequence TTGATCCCCGCAGTATTGATCGCGAAGAAACGAGATGGACATCCGTTGAACGACGCGGAGATCGCTTGGTTCATCGAGGCCTTCATGGGCGGTGAGGTCTCCGATCCGCAGATGTCGGCGATGGCGATGGCGATCTGTTTGCGAGGCATGACGCCGCAGGAGATCTCGGCGTTGACGGCGGCGATGTTGGCCAGTGGCGAAACCTTGCTACGCGACTCTTCCTCGTTGCCGCGAGTCGACAAGCACAGCACCGGCGGCTTGGGAGATAAGGTTTCGTTGATCCTCGCTCCGCTGTTGGCCTGCTGCGACGTGCAGGTTCCGATGATCAGCGGCCGCGGGCTGGGGCTGACCGGCGGCACGTTGGATAAACTGGAATCGATCCCCGGGTTTCGCTGCGATCTCGATCTCGATAGATCCGCTGCCGTCCTGAAGTCAGTCGGCTGTCATATCGTTAGCGCCAGCGAACGACTTGCGCCAGCGGACCGTCGGCTGTACAGCCTTCGCGATGTCACGGGGACGGTCGAATCGGTCGCGTTGATCACGGCCAGCATCTTGAGCAAGAAGCTGGCGGCGTCGTTGGATGCATTGGTGATGGATGTGAAAGTCGGCTCTGGAGCGTTCATGAAATCGCACGCCGATGCGCTGAGTCTGGCGACTTCACTTGTCGAGACGGGAAGCGAAATGCAGCTGCCGGTGACGGCGTTGATGACCGACATGGATCAACCGCTGGGCCGCGCTGTCGGGAATGCGTTGGAGGTGAACGAAGTCCTCGATCTGTTGCGCGGCGAGGGGCCAGCGGAAGTCCGCGAACTGACGCTGCAGTTGTCGGCGCAAGCCTTGCTCGCCGCCGAGGTCTGCCAATCTCGCGACCAGGCCCTGTCGCGTCTGCGGCGCGTTTGGGATGATGGTTCGGCGAGGGAGCGATTCGAAAAGATGATCGCCGCCCAAGGTGGCCGGATCTCCGGCCATCTGCCCGTCGCGGCAAAGCACCCTATCGTGGCGCAGCGGGGGGGATTCGTCAGCGCGATCGAGTGCTCGACGATCGGCCAATGCGTGGTCGAACTGGGAGGCGGCCGTCGCAGCGCCGGCGACTCGATCGATCCGGCGGTTGGTGTGCAAGTCGACATCGCGATCGGCGAACGCATCGAATCGGGCCAACCTCTCGGTTTCGTCTTCTGCAGCGATACCCAAGCCGAACGCTGGACGAAGGAACTGCAGCAGGCATTTATTGTCGCCGACGAAGTTGTCGCGCCGCGGCCATTGATCATTCAACGCATCGAATCGAAGAAACTATGA
- the cysN gene encoding sulfate adenylyltransferase subunit CysN, which yields MSHQSDLISTDINAYLKQHEQKQLLRFITCGSVDDGKSTLIGRLLFDSKMLYEDELAKMEADSKTQGAAGGEFDPALATDGLKEEREQGITIDVAYRYFSTARRKFIIADTPGHEQYTRNMATGASSADLAVILIDARHGVMTQTKRHSFIVSLLGIRHVVVAINKMDLVDFSEEKYNEICADYKSFAVRLDLPDLHFIPLSALNGDNVVEPSPNTPWYRGSTLMNFLESVYIGSDRNLQDFRFPVQWVNRPNLDFRGFCGTIASGIIRQGDEVMIMPSRKTTKVKEIVTHDGNLEEAFASQSVTLTLADEVDCSRGDMIVRPGNVPQTADAIEAILVWMSASPMVPGKTYVVKHATQTVTGAIETLRYQIDVNTVHRTLSPQLNLNEIGRCRLSLNESICFDAYRNNRATGALILIDRLTNETVAAGMILDRSSSGKSQAIWEEDLAESTGEEDSSGQLSQVSSEEREARYGQKPATVLLTGLTCSGKTTIARAVERRLFDSGRSVSVLDGQQVRRGLSKDLGYSFEDRSENLRRAAYSAHLVNDSGLICIASFVAPNASVRDKVASVIGKERFLTIHVDAPIDVCRSRDTTGQYADADAGKLQDFPGVSAPYEAPEAADLTLNTDTQSIDACVDAVIDLLKQRGFIR from the coding sequence ATGTCGCATCAATCTGACCTCATTTCGACAGACATCAACGCCTACTTGAAGCAGCACGAGCAGAAGCAACTGCTCCGTTTCATCACCTGCGGTAGCGTCGACGATGGCAAAAGCACGCTGATCGGGCGGCTGTTGTTCGATTCGAAGATGCTCTACGAAGACGAATTGGCCAAGATGGAAGCCGATTCGAAAACCCAAGGTGCTGCCGGCGGTGAATTTGATCCGGCCCTGGCGACCGACGGTTTGAAAGAGGAGCGAGAGCAGGGGATCACGATCGACGTCGCCTACCGCTACTTCAGCACCGCGCGGCGGAAGTTCATCATTGCCGACACTCCCGGCCACGAACAATACACTCGGAACATGGCGACCGGTGCCAGTTCGGCCGACCTCGCGGTGATCCTGATCGACGCCCGCCACGGCGTGATGACACAGACCAAACGGCACAGTTTTATCGTTTCGCTGCTGGGCATCCGGCACGTTGTCGTCGCGATCAACAAGATGGATCTTGTCGATTTCAGCGAAGAGAAATACAACGAGATCTGCGCCGACTACAAATCGTTTGCCGTCCGCTTGGACCTGCCCGATCTGCACTTCATCCCGTTGTCGGCTCTGAATGGCGACAACGTCGTCGAACCGAGCCCGAACACGCCGTGGTACCGCGGCAGCACGCTGATGAATTTCCTGGAGTCGGTCTACATCGGATCGGACCGCAACCTGCAGGATTTCCGCTTCCCCGTGCAATGGGTCAATCGCCCCAACCTCGACTTCCGCGGCTTCTGCGGCACGATCGCATCGGGCATCATCCGCCAAGGGGATGAGGTCATGATCATGCCGAGTCGCAAGACGACGAAGGTCAAGGAGATCGTGACCCATGACGGCAACTTGGAAGAGGCGTTTGCATCGCAATCGGTCACGCTGACGTTGGCTGACGAAGTCGATTGCAGCCGCGGCGACATGATCGTCCGTCCGGGTAACGTGCCGCAAACCGCCGACGCAATCGAAGCGATTCTGGTTTGGATGAGCGCCAGCCCGATGGTTCCCGGAAAGACATACGTCGTCAAACACGCGACGCAAACGGTCACCGGAGCGATCGAAACGCTGCGTTATCAAATCGATGTAAACACTGTCCACCGAACGCTATCGCCGCAATTGAACCTGAACGAGATCGGCCGCTGCCGATTGTCGCTGAACGAATCGATCTGCTTCGACGCCTATCGCAACAACCGAGCGACCGGTGCCTTGATCCTGATCGATCGATTGACCAACGAAACCGTTGCCGCGGGCATGATCCTCGACCGCAGCTCCAGTGGTAAGAGCCAAGCGATCTGGGAAGAAGACCTCGCCGAATCGACGGGCGAAGAGGATAGCAGCGGCCAGTTGAGCCAAGTCAGCTCCGAAGAACGTGAAGCCCGTTACGGCCAAAAGCCGGCGACGGTCTTGCTGACTGGACTGACATGCAGCGGCAAAACGACGATCGCTCGCGCCGTCGAACGCCGGCTGTTCGATTCGGGCCGTTCGGTCTCGGTCCTCGATGGGCAACAGGTTCGTCGCGGATTGAGCAAAGACCTCGGATACAGTTTTGAAGATCGCAGCGAAAACCTTCGCCGCGCCGCCTACTCGGCTCACCTGGTGAACGATTCGGGGCTGATCTGCATCGCATCGTTTGTCGCCCCCAACGCTTCGGTTCGCGACAAGGTGGCCAGCGTGATCGGCAAGGAACGCTTCTTGACGATCCACGTCGACGCACCGATCGACGTCTGTCGCTCGCGCGACACCACCGGACAATACGCCGACGCCGATGCGGGCAAGCTGCAAGATTTCCCTGGCGTCAGCGCTCCCTATGAAGCTCCCGAAGCGGCCGACCTGACGCTGAACACCGATACGCAAAGCATCGATGCCTGCGTCGACGCGGTGATCGATCTGCTGAAACAACGCGGCTTCATCCGCTAA
- the tsaD gene encoding tRNA (adenosine(37)-N6)-threonylcarbamoyltransferase complex transferase subunit TsaD has product MIILTIESTCDETAAAVIASGPHVLGAAVATQTELHARFQGVVPEVAARAHVQRILPVIDEAIRQADIDPADLDAIAVANTPGLAGSLMVGLTAAKTLAVAWNKPLVAVNHLQAHIYACQMSDPGEIYPCVGLIVSGGHTSLYACHSATELDYLGGTIDDAAGEAFDKVGAMLGLPFPGGPSVSRAAADGNPKAHDFPRSLVGEDHLNFSFSGLKTAVRYCLVGPGKQDFSQLQLSQQQLADLCASFEQAVVDCLVAKSRQAIRQTGFSKLCVGGGVAANGRLRAALAEAADRDGFGLVIAPPELCTDNAVMGAVALEQIERHGYAELDVDIHPGLQRGY; this is encoded by the coding sequence ATGATTATATTGACAATCGAATCAACGTGCGATGAGACTGCCGCTGCGGTGATCGCTTCGGGGCCCCACGTTTTGGGGGCCGCCGTCGCCACTCAGACCGAATTGCACGCCCGATTCCAAGGCGTTGTCCCCGAGGTCGCCGCTCGCGCTCACGTCCAACGTATCCTGCCGGTGATCGACGAAGCGATCCGACAAGCCGACATCGATCCGGCCGATCTCGACGCGATCGCCGTCGCAAACACCCCCGGTTTGGCGGGGTCGTTGATGGTGGGGCTGACCGCCGCCAAAACCTTGGCCGTTGCTTGGAACAAGCCGCTGGTGGCGGTGAACCATCTGCAGGCCCATATCTACGCCTGCCAAATGTCCGATCCCGGCGAGATCTATCCCTGCGTGGGACTGATCGTCAGCGGCGGGCATACAAGTCTATATGCTTGCCACAGCGCAACCGAGCTGGACTATCTGGGGGGAACGATCGACGACGCCGCTGGCGAAGCGTTCGATAAAGTTGGTGCGATGCTCGGTTTACCCTTCCCCGGAGGGCCGTCGGTCTCTCGCGCGGCAGCCGATGGAAATCCGAAAGCGCACGATTTCCCTCGCTCGCTGGTCGGCGAGGACCATTTGAATTTCAGTTTTAGCGGTTTGAAGACCGCCGTTCGGTACTGTTTAGTCGGTCCGGGGAAGCAAGATTTTTCGCAGCTGCAGCTATCCCAACAGCAGTTGGCCGATCTGTGCGCCAGTTTTGAACAGGCGGTCGTCGACTGCTTGGTCGCCAAGAGTCGCCAAGCGATTCGCCAAACCGGTTTTTCCAAGCTGTGCGTCGGCGGCGGCGTTGCCGCCAACGGACGTCTTCGCGCCGCCTTGGCCGAAGCGGCCGATCGGGACGGATTTGGGCTGGTGATCGCGCCGCCGGAACTGTGCACCGACAATGCGGTGATGGGAGCGGTGGCGCTGGAACAGATCGAACGCCACGGCTACGCCGAGCTCGACGTCGATATCCACCCCGGCCTACAACGCGGCTACTAA
- a CDS encoding undecaprenyl-phosphate glucose phosphotransferase gives MQSLTPIRPRQRSIEFLRLIVDGSAIIGTLAIVKGLSPGWFDNQAIVAGLTAILAFLLLGHVTGLYRAGLDMTANQEVVRVTTTWVLTMAVIAGLAFFARYGQHFARSVVLGWCIMAPVMICLIRMIWRVCQRMLLKQGIGTRRVAIAGLNELGLQVSRNIEQSPGLGFQLTGFYDDRDPERRSELGPNDPQLLGKIDDLILAAQNNEFDIVMISLPMRAEERIKFILEKLSDSTASVYIVPDFFVFELMHSQWTNMGGIPAVSVFESPLYGVDGVSKRLVDIAVTISALVAAAIPMLMIAAAIKLTSPGPVFFRQRRYGVDGREILVWKFRSMTTCDNGSVVRQATKGDARITPLGAILRKTSLDELPQLFNVLEGSMSLVGPRPHASAHNEHYRGQIRGYMLRHKIKPGITGLAQVEGCRGETDTLDKMQRRVDFDHRYIRDWSLWLDIRILFKTLFVAWRQPEAY, from the coding sequence ATGCAATCGCTAACTCCCATTCGTCCCCGCCAGCGATCCATTGAATTCTTGCGATTGATCGTCGATGGCAGTGCCATCATCGGCACGCTGGCCATCGTCAAAGGACTTTCGCCCGGTTGGTTCGACAACCAAGCGATCGTCGCCGGACTGACAGCGATCCTGGCCTTTCTGTTGCTGGGACACGTTACCGGTCTGTATCGCGCTGGTCTGGACATGACGGCGAATCAAGAAGTTGTCCGCGTGACGACGACGTGGGTGCTGACCATGGCGGTGATCGCTGGGTTGGCGTTCTTCGCTCGCTACGGACAACATTTCGCTCGTTCGGTGGTTCTCGGTTGGTGCATTATGGCACCGGTCATGATCTGCCTGATCCGGATGATTTGGAGGGTTTGCCAACGGATGCTTTTGAAACAAGGAATCGGTACTCGGCGGGTTGCCATCGCCGGCTTAAACGAGCTTGGCCTGCAGGTTTCGCGGAACATTGAACAATCGCCCGGTCTCGGTTTTCAGTTGACCGGGTTTTACGACGATCGCGATCCCGAGCGTCGATCGGAACTTGGGCCCAACGATCCGCAATTGCTCGGCAAGATCGACGACCTGATCCTCGCGGCTCAGAACAATGAATTCGATATCGTGATGATCTCCCTGCCGATGCGGGCGGAGGAGCGGATCAAATTCATCCTGGAAAAACTGAGTGATTCGACCGCGTCGGTCTACATCGTTCCCGACTTCTTCGTCTTCGAACTGATGCACTCGCAATGGACCAACATGGGCGGAATCCCTGCGGTCAGCGTGTTCGAATCGCCGCTGTACGGCGTCGATGGCGTCTCGAAACGGCTGGTCGATATCGCAGTCACCATCTCGGCGCTTGTCGCCGCGGCGATCCCGATGTTGATGATTGCCGCCGCGATCAAACTGACCTCCCCCGGTCCAGTCTTCTTCCGGCAGCGACGTTATGGCGTCGATGGACGCGAGATCCTGGTCTGGAAGTTCCGCTCGATGACGACCTGCGACAACGGATCGGTCGTTCGGCAAGCGACCAAGGGAGACGCTCGGATCACGCCGCTGGGAGCGATCCTCCGCAAGACTTCGCTGGACGAACTGCCTCAATTGTTCAACGTCCTCGAAGGCTCGATGTCGCTGGTCGGCCCACGCCCTCACGCGTCGGCTCACAACGAACATTATCGCGGCCAGATTCGCGGCTATATGCTGCGACATAAGATCAAACCGGGAATCACCGGCCTGGCGCAAGTCGAAGGCTGCCGCGGCGAGACCGATACGTTGGACAAGATGCAACGCCGCGTCGATTTCGACCATCGCTACATCCGCGACTGGTCGCTGTGGCTCGATATCCGGATCTTATTTAAGACGCTTTTTGTCGCCTGGCGACAACCCGAAGCCTATTAA
- the cysD gene encoding sulfate adenylyltransferase subunit CysD, translating to MTDYNLTHLKQLEAESIHIIREVVSEFQNPVMLYSIGKDSAVMVQLALKAFYPAKPPFPLMHVDTTWKFREMIEFRDTYVRDELGLDLIVHVNEEGRELGIHPLDDSEKHTEVMKTDGLKQALDKYGFDAAFGGARRDEEKSRAKERVFSFRDRRHRWDPKNQRPELWNLYNTKVNKGESIRVFPLSNWTELDVWQYIHLENIPIVPLYKSAVRQVVERDGVLIMLDDDRVQLRPGEKPMEKMVRFRTLGCYPLTGAVESEATTLPEIIQEMLLTRTSERQGRLIDKDEGGAGMQKKKERGYF from the coding sequence ATGACTGATTACAACTTAACGCATCTAAAACAGCTCGAAGCCGAGAGCATCCACATCATCCGCGAAGTGGTTTCGGAGTTTCAGAACCCGGTGATGCTCTATTCGATCGGCAAAGATTCGGCCGTCATGGTGCAGTTGGCCCTGAAGGCATTTTATCCTGCCAAGCCGCCGTTCCCGCTGATGCATGTCGATACGACGTGGAAATTCCGCGAGATGATTGAATTCCGCGATACCTACGTTCGCGATGAACTGGGGTTGGATTTGATCGTCCACGTCAATGAAGAAGGGCGTGAGCTTGGGATCCACCCGTTGGACGACAGCGAAAAGCACACCGAGGTGATGAAGACCGACGGCCTCAAGCAGGCGTTGGACAAATACGGCTTCGACGCCGCCTTTGGTGGGGCTCGCCGCGACGAAGAGAAGAGCCGAGCGAAGGAACGCGTCTTTTCGTTCCGCGACCGCCGCCATCGCTGGGACCCGAAAAATCAGCGTCCCGAGCTGTGGAACCTGTACAACACCAAGGTCAATAAAGGGGAGAGCATCCGCGTCTTCCCGCTGAGCAACTGGACCGAGCTGGATGTTTGGCAATACATCCACCTGGAAAACATCCCGATCGTTCCGCTGTACAAATCGGCGGTCCGCCAAGTGGTCGAGCGCGATGGCGTGCTGATCATGTTGGACGACGACCGGGTCCAACTGCGTCCGGGCGAAAAGCCGATGGAGAAGATGGTCCGCTTCCGCACCTTGGGCTGTTACCCGTTGACCGGCGCTGTCGAATCCGAAGCGACAACACTGCCCGAGATCATCCAAGAAATGTTGCTAACTCGCACCAGCGAACGCCAAGGCCGCCTGATCGATAAGGATGAGGGGGGGGCAGGCATGCAGAAGAAAAAGGAACGCGGATACTTCTAA
- a CDS encoding lipopolysaccharide biosynthesis protein → MGTLVISSEISASSSIESPESEATTTDGNVLSKRRIRSLASAIAAAFGTFGFFAIQGILLARLLGPEGRGAYATIVAYPQMFLYMGLLGSADIFARLAAKLPASAGDSAARRAAMRYGLTTGIVTAAVCVLLAWFALPVDKRYLAPLASLVALTLPLQHIRLAVQGVDHGRGYFYRLSSLRAAAAAFFPLLLLGMWLAGWSELRDVTWAFVGSCVAGLLLCQVGMRGSWFGPPQQSVLESLSENRGLAISQIAAELLDRADLFLILFLGTLTDQGFYTSAIPIASTMIIVPNALALFSFRHGADPNTPLTAAGVTRFIALMFAGQIATGCLLAIVIPYAVPILYTQAFTGTVMFAWYLLPSGGLRGMLMTADGYLRGRGMPTPGIIGRIVALMILIGLTFALQPRMGIWSIPVALAAGQFVCLVIVFFAMYRQTQANSQNKV, encoded by the coding sequence ATAGGAACACTCGTTATTTCGTCCGAAATCTCCGCCAGTTCTTCGATCGAGTCTCCCGAATCGGAAGCGACGACGACCGATGGGAACGTTCTTTCGAAGCGGCGTATTCGCTCGCTCGCCAGCGCAATCGCCGCAGCGTTTGGAACCTTTGGATTCTTCGCGATCCAAGGGATCCTGCTCGCGCGCCTGCTGGGGCCCGAGGGACGCGGAGCCTACGCGACGATCGTCGCCTACCCTCAGATGTTTTTGTACATGGGTTTGTTGGGATCGGCAGATATCTTCGCCCGCTTGGCAGCCAAGTTGCCAGCGTCAGCCGGCGACTCCGCGGCCAGGCGTGCTGCGATGCGTTACGGTCTCACGACGGGAATCGTCACCGCGGCTGTCTGCGTCCTGTTGGCCTGGTTCGCGTTGCCCGTCGACAAACGCTACCTCGCTCCGTTGGCTTCGTTAGTCGCACTGACTTTGCCTCTGCAGCACATCCGCTTGGCGGTTCAAGGCGTCGATCATGGCCGCGGCTACTTCTATCGCCTAAGTTCGCTGCGAGCCGCGGCGGCCGCATTTTTTCCGCTGCTTCTTTTGGGCATGTGGCTGGCCGGATGGAGCGAATTGCGCGACGTGACCTGGGCGTTTGTCGGCTCCTGCGTCGCCGGCCTGTTATTGTGCCAAGTCGGGATGCGAGGCAGTTGGTTCGGGCCGCCGCAGCAATCGGTGCTCGAATCGCTGAGCGAAAATCGCGGGCTGGCGATTTCGCAGATAGCCGCCGAACTGCTGGATCGGGCCGACCTTTTCCTGATTCTGTTTCTCGGAACGCTGACCGACCAAGGCTTCTACACCAGCGCGATCCCGATCGCCAGCACGATGATAATCGTCCCCAATGCGTTGGCGTTGTTTTCGTTCCGGCATGGTGCCGATCCCAATACTCCGTTGACCGCGGCGGGAGTCACACGTTTTATCGCGTTAATGTTTGCGGGGCAGATCGCGACCGGATGCCTGTTGGCGATCGTGATCCCCTACGCCGTGCCGATCCTATACACACAAGCGTTTACCGGCACCGTGATGTTCGCCTGGTACCTGTTGCCTTCGGGCGGGCTGCGAGGAATGCTGATGACAGCCGATGGGTACCTTCGCGGCCGCGGAATGCCCACGCCAGGAATCATCGGACGAATCGTGGCGTTGATGATTCTGATCGGGTTGACGTTTGCCTTGCAACCGCGGATGGGAATCTGGAGCATCCCCGTGGCGCTTGCCGCCGGGCAATTCGTCTGCTTGGTGATCGTCTTCTTCGCGATGTACCGCCAAACGCAAGCGAATTCACAGAACAAGGTCTAG
- the rsmG gene encoding 16S rRNA (guanine(527)-N(7))-methyltransferase RsmG, which yields MTVEPEFLQALAQEKISLPDDQLEGLQDYARLMWEWNEKVNLTRHTTWQLFGTRDMLDVTQLANIIPDDHEVLDLGSGGGVPGIPLSIVRPDLQVSLAESVGKKAQVLNDIVSELNLPITVYAARAEDLLHDLRFDTIVVRAVGSLRKLCTWLEPHWASIGQVLAVKGPKWVEERNEARHHGVMKGLQLRKVASYQMPETENEGVILQIWKHGVPVVRK from the coding sequence ATGACCGTTGAACCCGAATTCCTGCAGGCACTCGCTCAAGAAAAGATCAGCCTGCCCGACGATCAACTCGAGGGATTGCAAGACTATGCCCGTTTGATGTGGGAATGGAACGAGAAGGTCAATCTGACGCGGCACACGACGTGGCAGCTGTTTGGGACGCGCGACATGCTCGACGTCACCCAACTGGCCAACATCATCCCCGACGACCACGAAGTCCTCGACCTCGGTTCGGGCGGTGGCGTCCCCGGGATTCCGCTGTCGATCGTCCGCCCCGACCTGCAGGTGTCGCTGGCCGAATCGGTCGGCAAGAAAGCCCAAGTCCTCAACGATATCGTTTCCGAACTGAACCTGCCGATCACCGTTTACGCGGCCCGCGCCGAGGATCTGTTGCACGATCTGCGATTCGACACGATCGTTGTCCGCGCCGTCGGCTCGCTTCGCAAACTGTGCACTTGGTTGGAGCCGCATTGGGCTTCGATCGGCCAGGTGCTCGCAGTCAAAGGCCCCAAGTGGGTCGAAGAACGCAATGAAGCCCGTCATCACGGCGTGATGAAAGGCTTGCAATTGCGAAAGGTCGCCAGCTATCAAATGCCTGAGACCGAAAACGAAGGGGTGATCCTGCAGATTTGGAAGCACGGCGTCCCCGTGGTTCGCAAGTAA